CCCGGCAAGGACATCACGCTCGGCATCGGCTCGATCCGCGGCATCGAGAGCCGCGGCATGCTGTGCTCCGGCGCCGAGCTGGAGATCTCCAGCGACCATGACGGCATCCTCGACCTGCCGGCCGACGCGCCGGTCGGCGCGCCCTACGCCGCCTGGGCCGGCCTCGACGATCCCATCATCGAGATCAACCTCACGCCGAACCGGCCCGATTGCACCGGCGTCGCCGGCATCGCCCGCGACCTCGCCGCCGCCGGCCTCGGCCGGCTGAAGACCCCGCCCGTCCCCGCCGTCGAGGGCCGGGGCCCCTGCCCAGTCTCGGTGACGCTCGACTTCGGCGACGGCCCCTCGCTCTGCCCCGCCTTCGCCCTGCGCCTGGTGCGCGGCGTGCGGAACGGCCCCTCGCCGGACTGGCTGCAGCGCCGCCTCACCGCCATCGGCCTCAGGCCCATCAACGCCCTGGTCGACATCACCAACTACGTCACCTTCGATCGCGGCCGGCCGCTGCACGTCTTCGATGCGGCCAAGGTGAAGGGCGATCTCACGGTGCGCCGCGCCCGGGAGGGCGAGAGCGTGCTGGCGCTCGACGGCAGGACCTATGCGCTCGACCCGACCATGTGCGTCATCGCCGACGGCGGCGGCGTGGAATCGATCGCCGGCATCATGGGCGGCGAGCATTCGGGCTGCGACGCCGCCACCACCGACGTGCTGATCGAATCCGCCCTGTGGGAGCCGCTCAACGTCGCCCGCACCGGCCGGACGCTGGGCATCAACACCGATGCGCGCTACCGCTTCGAGCGCGGCGTCGACCCGGCCTTCATGGTGCCGGGCGCCGAGCTTGCGACCGCGCTGGTGCTGGAGCTGTGCGGGGGTGAGCCGACCGAGCTCACGATGGCCGGCGCCGTGCCGGGCAAGGCCGCGCCGATCGCCTTCCCGCTCGCCGAGGTCCGGCGCCTGACCGGACTCGACACGCCGGAGGCCGAGATCCTGCGCATCCTCGCCTCGCTCGGCTTCGAGATCGCCGGCAACGGCCCGGTGCGCTCGGTGACGCCGCCGACCTGGCGTCCCGACATCGAGGGCAAGGCCGACCTCGTCGAGGAGGTGATGCGCATCGTCGGCGTCGACGCCATTCCGGTGACGCCGCTGCCGCGCGAAGCCCATGTGCCGGCCCCGGTGCTCACCCCGATCCAGAAGCGCACGCGCCTGGCCAAGCGGGCGCTGGCCGCCCGCGGCCTGATGGAGGCGGTCACCTGGTCCTTCATCGCCCGGGCGCAGGCCGTGCTGTTCGGCGGCGGCCAGCCGGCCCTGGCGCTCGCCAACCCGATCGCTGCCGACCTCTCCGACATGCGCCCGAGCCTGATCCCGGGCCTGGCGGCGGCGGCGCAGCGCAATGCCGACCGCGGCAATGGCGACGTCGCCCTGTTCGAGGTCGGCCAGGTGTTCCGGGGCGACAAGCCGGAGGACCAGAAGATCGCCGCCGCCGGCCTGCGGCGCGGCCTCGCCCGGCCGGGTGGCGGCGGCCGCCACTGGTCGGCGCCCGCCGCGCCGGCAGGCGCGTTCGACGCCAAGGAGGACGCGCTGGCGCTGCTCGGCGCCCTCGGCGCGCCGGTCGACAAGCTGCAGATCGTGCCCGGCGGTCCGGCCTGGTTCCATCCCGGCCGCTCCGGCACGATCCAGCTCGGGCCGCAGACCGTGATCGGCTGGTTCGGCGAGCTGCATCCCGCCGCGCTGGAGGGCCTCGACGTCGCCGGGCCGCTCGCCGCCTTCGAGATCGTGCTCGACCAGATCCCGCTGTCCAAGCCCAAGCCGACCAAGAGCCGCGGCGTGCTCGACGTCTCGGCCTTCCAGCCGGTGACGCGCGACCTCGCCTTCGTGGTCGACCGCTCCGTCAAGGCCGCCGACATCGTCAAGACCGCGCTGGGCGCCGACAAGAAGCTCGTGGCGGACGTGGCGGTGTTCGACGTCTACGAGGGCCGCGGCGTCGAGCCCGGCGCCAAGTCGGTCGCCGTCGCCGTCACGCTGCAGCCGCGCGAGAAGACCCTCACGGATGCGGAGATCGAGGCGGTGGTCGGCCGCATCGTCGCCGAGGTCGCCAGGAAGACCGGCGCGACCCTGAGGGCCTGAGGAGAGGGCGGCCGGCCAAGCAGGTTCTCTCGAACCTGCTTGCACTTGCTAGTCTGAGCAGCATTGATTTTGCATGGAAGATGCAAAATCAAGTCGTGGCCGAGGCCACGAGAAGCTGCTCAGGGCCGGCCGCCGCATCAACCCTTCGTTTACCACACCGCCGGGAATCCGCCGCCCCGCGCCGTCCGCAGCCCTCCCGGCGCGCGGATTGCGATTGCTTCGACATCCCGACCCTAGCATCCCTGACCGGGACAGGAGCGCAGATGACGAAGGCACAGAGCGGCATGCACGTCCCGGCCCGGGACGAGGGGCGCGTCCCCTGGGTGGATTATGCCAAGGGCCTGTGCATCATCATGGTGGTGATGATGCACACCACGCTCGGCGTCGAGAAGGCGGCCGGCACGGTGAGCTGGCTCAACGCCGCCATCGAGTTCGCCCGGCCCTTCCGCATGCCGGACTTCTTCCTGATCTCGGGCCTGTTCCTGGCGCGGGTCATCGGCCGCGACTGGCGCACCTATCTCGACCGGAAAGTGGTGCATTTCCTGTATTTCTACGTGCTCTGGGTCGTCATCCAGTGGGCGATGAAGGACGTCTATCCGGCCTACAAGGCCGGCGATCCCGCCGGCGCCGGCTGGGACCTGCTGTCGGCCGTCTGGGACCCGCCGGGCACGCTGTGGTTCATCTACATGCTGCCGATCTTCTTCGTGCTGGCCAAGCTGGTGCGGCCGCTGCCGCCGGTGCTGGTGCTCGGCGCGGCGGCGCTGCTGCAGGCCTGGCCGCGCGACAGCGCCTTCCTGCAGGACAGCGGCCTGTTCATGGTCGACGAGTTCTGCGAGCGCCTGGTGTTCTTCCTGGCCGGCACCTATGCCGCCGAATACGTGTTCCGCTTCGCCGACCTGGTCGACCGCCATCGCCGCCTCGCTCTCGGCGGCCTGGCGCTCTGGGGCCTCGTCAACGGCCTCCTGGTCCAGGCCGGCATCGCCCATGCCCCGGTGGTCGGCCTGCTGCTCGGCCTCGTCGGCGCCCTGGCCGTGATCACCACGGGCGTGCTGCTCAGCGCCGTGAACTGGCTCGGCGCGCTGCGGTATTGCGGCCAGCATTCCCTGGTCGTCTATCTCGCCTTCTTCGTGCCGATGGCCTTCCTGCGCACGGTGCTGCTCAAGCTCGGCGTGATCGACGACCTCGGCACGCTCTCCCTCCTCATCACCGCCGTCTCGGTGGTGCTGCCGCTCATCCTGCACCGGGTGGTGAAGGGCGGGCCGCTGCGCTTCCTGTTCGAGCGCCCGGCCTGGGCCTGGATCGCGCCGAAGCGCCCCGCCGTGCCGCGCGAGCGCCTGGCGATGGTGGCGGCCGAATAGGCTGCGCGGGTCGGGGCGGGGCCTGGCACGGCCGGCGGAATCTGCCTAAGACTCTGTCGGCGCGGGCTGCGGCCGCTGCGCCAAGCAGCTTTTCGTGGCTTCGGCCACGACTTGATTTTGCATTTTCCATGCAAGATCAAGTCTGCTCGGACTACGAAGTGTAAGCAGGTTCGAGAAAGCCTGCCGAGCCGAAGAGACCGCATGCCCGAGCCCACCCCTCCCGCGCCCGTCAGGACGCGCCGCGTCCTCTACATCTCCGGCTTCGACCCGGCCGGGCCGGGCCGCTACCACGCGCTCTATCGCGAGCAGGCGGCGCGGCAGGACAGGCACAACGGCCTCGGCATCGCAGTCGGACCGCGCAGCACGGCGGTGCCGGACGTGGTCTCCTGGACCGTCCGGGCCATCGCCGGCGGCGAGCCGATCGCCGGCGAGGCGGTCGCCATCACCTACGACTTCCTGCGCTACGACAACATCATGCGCCGCCACTGGGCCCGCGGCGACGCCGCCCTGCTCGGCCAGATCGCGGCGACGGCCTGGCGCACCCTCGTCAACGGCCAGTGGCTGGCCGTGCTGCGCACCTCCTGGCCGATCGGCATCACCATCACCGTCCCGACGGTGCTCGCCCTCGTCCTGGTGCTGATCGCCGCGGTCGTGCCGCTGCTGCCGGTCCTGTTCGGCGCGCCCTGGTGGGCGCCGGCCCTCGCCTACCCCCCCTGCATCGCCGGGGCCTGGTGGCTGCGCCGGCGGGTCGAGGCCAGGACGCACCCGTTCTGGATCGCCCGCATCACCCATTTCACCGCGCTGCAGGCGCTCGGCCGCATCCCCGGCCTGGAGGAACGGCTCGACCGCTTCGCCGACCTGATCGCCGCGGCCGCCGCCGATCCCGGCCAGGACGAGGTGCTGGTGGTCGGCCACAGCATCGGCTCGCAGCTCGCCGCCTCGGCCGTGGCGCGGGCCCTGCCGCGGCTCGACGCCGCCGCCCTCGGCCGCCTCTCCCTCCTCACCCTCGGCCAGACCCTGCCGCTGCTCGGACTGCATCCGGCCGCCGCCGCCTTCCGCGCCGAGGTGGCGAGCCTGAAGGCCTGCCCCGGCCTCACCTGGATCGACTTCAGCGCTCCGCCCGATCCCGCCTGCTTCCCGCTCACCGATCCGGGCCGGGCGATCGGCCTGCCCCCCTCCGGCGCGGCCGCCCGGCCCAAGCTCGTCAACCCGCATTTCGCCCGGCTGTTCGACGCCTCCCGCTACGCCGACGCCAAGCACGACTGGCACGCCATGCATTTCCAATACCTCATGGCGTCCGACCACAAAGGCGACTATGACTACTTCGCGATCACCGCCGGAAGATTGAGCCTCGGCGATCGCTTTCAGGCACTCGACAGCGCGGAGAATTTCGACAGGTTCCGCCTCTTCAAGACATGGCCAGTTTCACCCCGCCTTACCCGAAGCCACCCAAGAAGAAACACAATGCCCTGATGCGCCTGATCAAGGCGCGCAAATGTGGGATCTCGGTGCTGTTCGAGCGCGCCTATTCCATGAAGGCGGGGCGCGTGTGGTCGCTGCGCGGCTTCTACTACATGCTGAACGAGCCGGCGGAGGTCCGCCGCATCCTGACCGAGGATGCGGAGAAATATCCCAAGAGCCTCTTGATGGGCACGATGCTGCAGCTCCTCATCGGCAACAGCATCTTCGTCAGCCAGGGCAAGGTGTGGCGTCGCCAGCGCCGCATGATGGACCCCGCCTTCGAGAACGCCCGCATCCGCGACGTCTTCCCGCAGATGCTGGCGGCGACGCAGGCGATGGAGCAGCGCCTCGACGCCCTCGTCGGCGCCGAGCAGCGCGAGATCGGCATCGACATCGAGACCACCCATATCGCCGCCGACATCATCTTCCGCACCATCTTCTCCACCACCTTCGGACGCGAGGAGGCGGAGATCGTGTTCTCCTCCTTCACCCGCTTCCAGGAGATCGCCTACGCCTACGGCATCGCCCGCATCGCCGGGATCCCGGCCTGGCTGATGCCCGGAGCCCGCTGGCGCGCCGCCCGCGCCGCCCGCCGCATCCGCGTCATCCTCGACCGCCTGGTGCGCCAGCGCTACGACGCCCACCAGGCCAAGGCCGCGGGGGCGCCGACCAACGACATCCTCGCCGCTCTCCTGGAGGCGCGCGATCCCGACGACGGCACGCCCTTCGCCTTCTGGGAGCTGGCCGAGCAGATCGCCATGCTGTTCCTCGCCGGCCACGAGACCTCGGCGAGCGGCCTCGCCTGGTCGCTCTACCTCATCGCCGCCTGCCCGCACATCCAGGACAAGCTCCTGGCCGAGGCGGAGGCGGTGCTCGGCGAGCGGGAGCCGCGCTTTTCCGACATGAAGCGCCTCGCCTATTGCCGCGACGTGTTCCGCGAGGCGCTGCGGCTCTACCCGCCGGTCGCCTTCCTCCTGCGCGACGCCAGCGAGCGCTGCCCGGTCTACAACAAGACCGCCGAGGCGGGCGAGACGGTGATCATCTCGCCCTGGCTGGTGCAGCGCCACCGCGAGCTCTGGGAGCGGCCGGACGAGTTCGATCCCGACCGGTTCTCCACCCCGGCGGGCGAGGCCTCGGCGCGCTGCGCCTACCTGCCCTTCAGCCAGGGGCCGCGGGTGTGCATCGGCGCGGCCTTCGCCCTGCAGGAGGCGACGCTGGTGCTGGCGAGCCTGGTGCGCCGCTTCGAGTTCGCGCTGGTGCCGGGCCACACGCCCGAGCCGGTCGCGCGCCTGACGCTGCGCTCCGAGAACGGCGTGCGCCTGCTGGTGCGCCGGCGCGCCCCGCGCGAGCGCGCCGAGCCGGCCTACGACGCCACGCCCTCGGCAGCGGCCGCGGGATCGTCGCCCCAGACCATGCTGCGATAGTCGAAGCCGCGCTCGATCGTCGGCTTCACCACGGCGAAATAGGGCGAGAGGTCGAAGTCGCGCGGCGCGAACAGGGAATGGTGCCGGATGTGCAGGATCTCGCGGGCGGAATAGTCGCCCGAGGCCTCGATGCGCGGCAGGATGGGGTAGCGCACGCTCTCGAAGGCCTGGGCGATCAGCGTCGAGCAGATCGTGCGTGTCGGCTCGCCCGAGCCCATGGCGATCATCCGCCGCCGCCAGCGCGTCGGCACCGGCAGCGGCACGAGGTAGCGCAGCATGTCGGTGACGTTCTTGACGTCGTAGTCGAGCCCGACATGGTCGTGCATATGCGCCACGACCCGCGCCCGGTCCGGCGCGGTGAGCCCCACCGGGCGGCAGACCCGCACGTGGGCCTCGCGATATTTCGACAGCGGCGCGGTGACCACGCCCTCGCCGAGATTGGCCTCGACCAGGACATGCGGCTCGCCCTCGGCCGTCATCCGGCCGGCGATCGGCCCGACATACATCGCCGCATGCGACCAGGTGGACTGGGTCAGGTATTTGATCACCGCCGAGACGCGGCTGTTGCCCTCGACCAGGATCACGTCGGCCGGCCGCAGCGCGGCGGCGAGCGCCGCGGCATCGGGCGGCGTCGAGGGCTCGTAGCCCTTGATGGGCCGGTCGAGCATCGTGGCGACCCAGCCGCCGATCCTGTCCAAGTGCCGCCCCGACATGTGAACCTCACGCCCGGATTGCCGGCGCCCCTGCCGAAACGCCGCCAGACTGGCATGGATTTCCTACGAATTTGGTGCAAGCCCGCACACGGCGCGTTACGGCGCGGCCCAAGCTTGGCTATGCATGGTCGCAGCGATTCGCCGGACGGGAGCTCCCATGACCCTCTTCGACGTGGCAGAAGCCATCATCCTCGGCATCGTCGAGGGCCTGACCGAGTTCATCCCGGTCTCCTCCACCGGCCATCTGCTGCTCGCCGCGCATTTCCTGAAGTTCGAGGGCAGCAACAGCTTCGAGATCCTGATCCAGCTCGGCGCCATCCTGGCGCTGCTGGCCGTCTATGCGGAGAAGCTGTGGCGCATCGCCGTCGCCCTGCCGCACGACAGGGAGGCGCAGCATTTCGTCATCGGCGTGCTGCTCGCCTTCCTGCCCGCCGCCGTGATCGGCGCGCTGCTGCACGGCTTCATCAAGGACTATCTCTTCAACGTGCACATCGTCTGCTACGCCCTGATCGCCGGCGGCCTGGTGCTGATCGCCATCGACGAGATGCCACTGCAGAAGCGCTTCGCCAACGCCTATGTCATGTCCTTGCCGACCTACTTCAAGATCGGCCTGTTCCAGTGCCTGGCGATGATCCCCGGCGTGTCGCGCTCGGGCGCCACCATCGTCGGCGCCATGCTGCTCGGCGCCGACAAGCGCTCGGCAGCGGAGTTCTCCTTCTTCCTCGCCATGCCGACCATGTTCGGCGCCTTCGTCTTCGACCTCGCCAAGAGCTACAAGACGATCAGCTTCGGCGACGGCACCCTGATCGCCGTCGGCTTCATCGCCGCGTTCATCTCCGGCTGGTTCGTGGTCAAGGGCCTGCTCGACTTCGTCTCCAAGCGCGGCTTCGCCGTGTTCGGCTGGTGGCGCATCATCGTCGGCGTGCTCGGCCTGGCGGCGCTCTACATCTGGGGATAGCTCTCAGAGCCTGAGGCTCGCCAGCGCACGCAGCGGCAGCGGCCAGACGGGATCCTCCAGCCTCACGGCGTGCGGCACCGGAAAGGCCTCGAACAGGCCGGTCGGGTCGACGTCGGCCGGCACATGGCCGGCATCGATCGCCGCGATCGCCGCCTTCCAGTCGGTCTCCTCCACCCTGTCCTGGCCATAGGCGAGAAAACGCGGCCGCCGCGTGCCGGAATAGAAGTCGCGCAGGCGATGGTCCATCATCGCATCCGAATCCCTGGCGTCCAGGGTCACCGGGCCGTCGCCATGGGGAGCGAACCAGGCGCAGGGTATGCCGTAGGCCTCGGCGATGACCATGCCGTGGAAGCTGGTCGAGAGGATCCGGCGGCAGGCGGCGATCTCGCGCGTCTTGGCCCGGAGCGCCTCGAGCGTCGGCGCGCTCAACGTGTTGATGATGCGGATCTTGCCGGCGAGCGCCTCGGGGATGCGGTAGCGCCGGAACGCCGCCTGCGCCCCGGCCTCCGGCGTCTGCCGCTCCAGCTCGCTGAGGTGCAGGATCACCCCGAGCTCGTGCGTCTTCTCCACGCCGTCCATCGGAAAGATCCGGGGCAGGAACCAGACCGGATCGCCATAGGCCTCGGGCACGGCAATGCCCTCGGCCCGCAGCACCGCGGCCGTCCGGGGCCCGCGCACGGCGTGGACCCGGAACACCGTGTCCGGCGGCCGGACATAGCGCCTGGTCTCCGGATTCACCGCGTTGCGGGTGGCGTCGAGGCCCGTGCCCCACAGATGCACCGTGCCGAACTTCATGGCATGCGCGATCGTGCCGACCGCCACCAGCCGCTCGGCATCGCGGTGGAAGTTCGTGCGCGCGATCGGTCGTCCCGACATGACGCAGACGATCACCGCGCTCAGCGCGTCGCCGAGATTGGCGAACGGCGTTCCCGGCTTGGTCCAGCACCAGGCGAGCGGCAGCGCCGGCAAGGCCGGGCGCAGGCGCGCCAGAGGTGACCGGCTTTCGCGCGGGGCCAGCGCGGCGCGATGGCGCGAACGGGCCACCGCACCGGCAACGCGCTTGCCGTGCAGCGCCCCGGCGGCCAGCCAGCCGCGCAGACCGCTGCCGCGCCGCGGCCCTGCCGCCTCGGCGAACAGCCGCGCGATCCGGCGATCGTCCCAGACCGTCCGTCCCGCCTCCGGCGCGATCGGCGCGACCTCGAGCGGAAAGGCCGCGAGCAGCGCATCCGTATCGGGCGCCGAAGGCTGCCAGGCCGTGTCGACGGCGCGCATCACCTTCGCCCAGTCGGTCTCGGTGCCCGGGTCCTGGCCGTAGACCGGGATGGCCCGTCGGCCGAGGCCGGCATAGAGGTCGACGATGCGGGCATCCATCGCCGCGTCGGGGTCGAGCGCCCGACTGGCCAGGCCGCCTGCCGGCTCTGGCGAAAAATACAAGCAGGGAATGCCGTAGCTCTCCGCGAGAGCCAGGCCGTAGAGGCTGGTCGACACCAGCCGCCGGCAGGCCAGGATCGTGTCGAGCTTGGCCCTCACCCCCTCGGCCGAGGCGGGGACGAGCGTGTTGATCATCACGACGTGCTCGCGCATGTCAGCGGGAATGCGGTAGCGGCGATGCGCCTCCCAGACGCTCGCTTCCGCCGTCAGGGCCGACAGCTCGGAGACGTGCACGATCACGCCGAGGTCCCAGCGCTTGGGCACCGCCGCGGCATGGAAGCGGGGCAGAAGGAAGACCGGGTCACCATGGGGCCGGCTGCCCGGCGGGATGCCCATCAGCGCCGCCGAGAGCGGGCCGCGCGTGGCGGCGACATCGCGATCGAGGCCTTCCGGCAGCCGGAAGCGGATCTGCTCGTGCGCCGGGGCGGACGGATCCTGCCAGGGCGAGCATCCCGTGCCCCAGAAGCTGACGCCCCCGCCCCGCAGCGCCTGTCCGATCGTGCCGCCGGCCGCCAGGCGCGGAGCGTCGCCCTCGAAAGGGGCGCGCCGGACGGCGAGCCCCGACACCAGCGTCACGAGCAACGGGCTGAGCGCGTCGCCGAGATTGAGGCAGCCGCCCGGCTTGGCGGCGCCCCAGGCGAGCGGAATCACGCCCGCTTGCGCGACCAGGCGGCGCAGCGCCCCGCTCATCCCACCGCCCCCGGGCGGGTCTCGCCGAGGGGCAGGCGTCGGCCGGCCGGCGCGACGGTTCTTTCTGCACGCTCAGCGCAGTCAGTGCAGTCAGCACGGTTCATGCCGTCCTCATGGCACGGCGGGAGCGCCGGGTACAGCCCCGACCGGCCGCGTCCGGATCCGTCGTCGATGCCGCAGCGTCATCCAGAGGCCTCGATCCGCTGGCAGCGTCGACGCAATTGCGGCATAAAGATGCGGGCACCGTCGGCGCTCCCTGCCGCATCATCGAGGACCATCATCGAAACCGTGCGACGCGCGACCAGACGAAGCTTTCCCCCGGCCGCCCGCACGAGACGCGGCGGCGCCAGTCTCGACGGCCCGCGCCCCGCGGCGCCGATCCGATGCGCGCCGGAGCCCGGGGCTCCGCTTTTGGAAGACGATCGATTTATCAGACTTGCTTGATGTTTCGGAGAACGCAATGACGTCCACCAAGACGGTCACTGACGAGAATTTTCAACTGTTCAGAAGCTCGGACCTGGTGCCCAGCGCCTGGAAGCGCACCATCGCCGCCGCGCCCGACCACGATGCCGCCACCGACTCCGAAACCGACGCCGAAGGCGCGGCCAAACCGGGCAGGATCAAGTTCCGCGTCTTCAATCCGACGATGGTCGCCACCGACCAGGGATATGCCCTGGCCTATCGCGTCGTCGACGAGGAGCACAATATCCGCCGCCTGGCGACGTGCCGGCTGACCAAGAACCTCAAGGTCGTCCGGAACAGCGTCACGCCGCTGTCCGACATCGTCACCTTCGCCTCCAGGAGCGAGCTCAACGAGCGGGCCCTGACCTGGCATGCGGACCCGCGCTATTTCCGCCTCGGCGGCAAGATCTACATGCTGTGGAACGACGGCGCCAACAAGCCGGAGAACCACCAGTTCCTGCAGGAGATGTCCGAGGACGGCCTGCGCCCGGTCGGCCCGGCGCGCGAGGTGGTCACCGACCTGGAGCGCCGCTCGGTCGAGAAGAACTGGATGTTCTTCGAGAACGACAAAGGTGTCTGGGCGATCTACGCGATCTATCCGCACCATGTGCTGGCGGTCGATCTGAGCGACCCGGACGTGGTGACGTGCAAGAATGCGTCGGAGAGCCTCTGGGACAGCGAGTACAACCAGTTCTACGGCGTGCTGCGCGGCAGCGCCCAGCCGATCCGCCACGGCGAGGACTTCCTGACCATCGCCCATTCCAGCTACAAGACCACCAAGGGGCGCATCTACCAGGCCTGCTTCTACAAGTTCGACCTGGAGTCTCCGTTCAAGGTCACGCAGGCGTCCCGGCGCCCGTTCGAGGTGCCCAACCCGATCGGCGACCATTTCAGCATGCCCCGCCTCAATCCCGAGGTGCACAAGGTCGTCTACCCCTGCGGGTTCGTGCAGGCCGATGATAAGCTGCTGATCTCCTTCGGCATCAACGACGAGCTCTGCGCCGTCGCCACGGTCGGCCTGCAGGACGTGCTGGAGTCGATGTCGCCGGTGGATCGCCCGGCGTCGGCAACCGTCCCGGCCACCGTGGCGACCGTCCCGGCCACCGTGGCGCCCGCCGCTGCGAGCCCGGCCAAGGCCAACGGCAAGGCCGACGTGTCTCTGCCGGTGTTCTGGTGGAACGCCGCCGGCAAGAAGTTCGACGGCCAGTTCGGCAACCGCAACTTCAAGATCGGCAATTTCGGCGACATCGCCGCCGCCGAAACGGTGGAGCGGCTGACGGGCGGCCGCGTCCGGGTGCCGGGCAAGGACGAGCGCAAGATCCTGACCATCGGCTCGGTGCTGCATACCGCGCGCGACGGCGACATCGTCTGGGGCACCGGCGCGAAGGGCACCAAGATGGAGCTCGACCCCTCGGTCAAGCACCTCCACGCCTATGCCTGCCGCGGGCCGCTGACCCTCGGCGTGCTGCTGCGCTCGGGCATCGACATCTCGAAGATCCGGCATTTCTTCGATCCGGGCTGCCTGGTGCCGCGGCTCTACGCCAAGGAGATCGCCGCCTGGAAGGCCTCGCCCAACTATCGGCCTGGCGGGATCAGGGTGGTGCCGCACTACCGCGACGACCTCCTGTTCCGGCGCGAATATCCCGAATATTCCGACAGCTTCGTCTCGGTCGACTGCACCCCGCTCGGCATGGTCGAGGCGCTGCTCGGCGCCGACGTCGTCGTCTCCAGCTCCCTGCACGGCGTCATCTTCGCCGAGGCGCTGGGCATCCCGGCCTATTGGCACGTGCCGATCGGCGGCGAGGACGACCTCAAGTTCTACGATTACTACTACGGCACCGGCCGCCACCAGGTGAAGCGCTTCGACACCCTTCACGAGGCGCTCAGGGCCGAGCCGATGGAGCTGCCGAAGCTCGATTTCGACGCCTATCTCGATACCTTCCCCGAAGGCGAGATGATGGTCCTGTCGGGCCGCAAGCCCGCGGCCGGCAAGTCCGCGGCGGCGCCGAAACCGGTGGCGCAGGCCAAGCCTCAGCCCGAGCCGCAACCGGCGCCGGTGCTGCCGCCGCCGGTGCGGGAGGACAAGGCCGCCAACGGCGCCCTCACGCTCGTGGCCGCCGCGCCGAAGCCGCAGATCGAGTACGAGAACTTCCTGCCGAGCTCGGCCGACGGAAGCTGGGGCTTCGGCAACCAGTCGGAGATCCGCACCACGGTGCCCGACACCGAGTCGGGCAAGCGCGTCATCGTCGCGCTGCAGCTCAAGCCCTTCAATCCGGCGCTGTTCCGGCGGCCGCAAAGCGTCAGGATCCTGGTCAACGGCTCCTATGCCGCGACCGCCGAATGGCCGCGGGGCAACGAGACGGCGCTCGATCTTCGCCTCGCCGTCCAGACGAACCACGACAAGACCCCGATCGCGCTGACCTTCCAGGCGCGCAATGCCCGCACGCCCCGGTCCCTGGCCCAGCCCTCCCACCCGCTGGCCTCGCACCAGATCTCGTTCTGCGTCAAGGACCTGACCGTGCT
This portion of the Labrys wisconsinensis genome encodes:
- a CDS encoding polysaccharide pyruvyl transferase family protein, which gives rise to MSGALRRLVAQAGVIPLAWGAAKPGGCLNLGDALSPLLVTLVSGLAVRRAPFEGDAPRLAAGGTIGQALRGGGVSFWGTGCSPWQDPSAPAHEQIRFRLPEGLDRDVAATRGPLSAALMGIPPGSRPHGDPVFLLPRFHAAAVPKRWDLGVIVHVSELSALTAEASVWEAHRRYRIPADMREHVVMINTLVPASAEGVRAKLDTILACRRLVSTSLYGLALAESYGIPCLYFSPEPAGGLASRALDPDAAMDARIVDLYAGLGRRAIPVYGQDPGTETDWAKVMRAVDTAWQPSAPDTDALLAAFPLEVAPIAPEAGRTVWDDRRIARLFAEAAGPRRGSGLRGWLAAGALHGKRVAGAVARSRHRAALAPRESRSPLARLRPALPALPLAWCWTKPGTPFANLGDALSAVIVCVMSGRPIARTNFHRDAERLVAVGTIAHAMKFGTVHLWGTGLDATRNAVNPETRRYVRPPDTVFRVHAVRGPRTAAVLRAEGIAVPEAYGDPVWFLPRIFPMDGVEKTHELGVILHLSELERQTPEAGAQAAFRRYRIPEALAGKIRIINTLSAPTLEALRAKTREIAACRRILSTSFHGMVIAEAYGIPCAWFAPHGDGPVTLDARDSDAMMDHRLRDFYSGTRRPRFLAYGQDRVEETDWKAAIAAIDAGHVPADVDPTGLFEAFPVPHAVRLEDPVWPLPLRALASLRL
- a CDS encoding polysaccharide pyruvyl transferase family protein: MTSTKTVTDENFQLFRSSDLVPSAWKRTIAAAPDHDAATDSETDAEGAAKPGRIKFRVFNPTMVATDQGYALAYRVVDEEHNIRRLATCRLTKNLKVVRNSVTPLSDIVTFASRSELNERALTWHADPRYFRLGGKIYMLWNDGANKPENHQFLQEMSEDGLRPVGPAREVVTDLERRSVEKNWMFFENDKGVWAIYAIYPHHVLAVDLSDPDVVTCKNASESLWDSEYNQFYGVLRGSAQPIRHGEDFLTIAHSSYKTTKGRIYQACFYKFDLESPFKVTQASRRPFEVPNPIGDHFSMPRLNPEVHKVVYPCGFVQADDKLLISFGINDELCAVATVGLQDVLESMSPVDRPASATVPATVATVPATVAPAAASPAKANGKADVSLPVFWWNAAGKKFDGQFGNRNFKIGNFGDIAAAETVERLTGGRVRVPGKDERKILTIGSVLHTARDGDIVWGTGAKGTKMELDPSVKHLHAYACRGPLTLGVLLRSGIDISKIRHFFDPGCLVPRLYAKEIAAWKASPNYRPGGIRVVPHYRDDLLFRREYPEYSDSFVSVDCTPLGMVEALLGADVVVSSSLHGVIFAEALGIPAYWHVPIGGEDDLKFYDYYYGTGRHQVKRFDTLHEALRAEPMELPKLDFDAYLDTFPEGEMMVLSGRKPAAGKSAAAPKPVAQAKPQPEPQPAPVLPPPVREDKAANGALTLVAAAPKPQIEYENFLPSSADGSWGFGNQSEIRTTVPDTESGKRVIVALQLKPFNPALFRRPQSVRILVNGSYAATAEWPRGNETALDLRLAVQTNHDKTPIALTFQARNARTPRSLAQPSHPLASHQISFCVKDLTVLPG